A section of the Tenrec ecaudatus isolate mTenEca1 chromosome 15, mTenEca1.hap1, whole genome shotgun sequence genome encodes:
- the LOC142428098 gene encoding dolichyl-diphosphooligosaccharide--protein glycosyltransferase subunit 4-like, with the protein MLTDMQLLIFAKMLGVSLILLVILYHYVAINNPKKQEGE; encoded by the coding sequence ATGCTCACGGACATGCAGCTCCTCATCTTCGCCAAAATGCTGGGCGTGTCTCTCATCTTGCTTGTTATTCTCTATCACTACGTGGCCATCAACAATCCCAAGAAGCAGGAAGGAGAGTAG
- the LOC142428099 gene encoding translationally-controlled tumor protein-like, with product MIISRDLIGRDEMFSDIYKTREIAVRLCLEVEGKMVSRTKGNNADSLIRGSASAEGPGAMEQEAQCSPALIVMNHHLQETSFTKDAQEKYSKDHTEAIKGKLEEQTPERVKLFRTGAAE from the coding sequence atgatcatCTCCCGGGACCTCATCGGCCGTGATGAGATGTTCTCCGACATCTACAAGACCCGGGAGATTGCAGTCAggctgtgtctggaagtggaggggAAGATGGTCAGTAGGACCAAAGGTAACAACGCTGACTCGCTCATCCGTGGCAGTGCCTCAGCTGAAGGCCCGGGGGCGATGGAACAGGAAGCACAGTGCTCCCCGGCGTTGATTgtcatgaaccatcacttgcaggaAACCAGCTTCACCAAAGACGCCCAGGAGAAGTACAGCAAAGACCACACGGAAGCAATCAAAGGCAAGCTTGAAGAACAGACACCAGAAAGAGTAAAACTTTTTAGGACAGGGGCTGCAGAATGA